Sequence from the Terriglobales bacterium genome:
AGACGCCGATTCCGCCTCGGGAATTAGATGTGACGATTCATCCGGCATTGAGTGCGGTGATCCAGAAGGCGCTCTCGAAGCAGCCGGACGACCGCTATCAGACCGGCGCGGAACTGGCGCGCGCTCTGAAGAACTACAAGAATTCTGGTCTCGCGGCTGACGGCACCGTGCAGGTTCCCGCCGCCATGGCCGAGCATGCCAACTCGCATACGCAGCTGGCGTCGGCTCTACCTGCCGCCGGTGTGACTGCCCTGGGCATGACCGCGCGCGAAGCTGGGTCTGTCGGGGTGAAGGCGCCTGCGCTTGACGTTCCAATCGGGATAAACCCGCCCGCACCGCCGTCAGCGCGAAAGACAATCGTGTCAGCTCAGCCGGCCATGCCGCTGACCCAGGTCTTCGACAGCCAGTCGCTGGTGACGGCAACCCAACTGGCGCAGGAAGATACCGTACGCATCCAGATCCCCGCGTACACCCGACATTCCATAGATAATTCTGAGCCCGAGCCCAAGAAGGGTTCGAAGGTTTTTACTGTGGTTTTCACGCTGGTGGCACTGGGCTTGGGCCTTGCCGGTCTGAAGCAACTCAATCTCAAGCATCAGCGGCAAGCGCGTGAAAAAGAAGTCTCCGCTATTACAGTCCCTCAAGTGGAGGAACCTGCGAATGTCACTACGCCTGCGCCGGAAATGGCGCCAGTAACCGCTCCCGTGGCGGATGTGCCGCCAGCGGTTATCCCCGGCACTCGCGAACTCGAAAAGACCAAGCAGGATGCAGTCAAGTTACAGGCCGAAGCAAGCCGGCCCGAGGCGGCGGACAAGCCGCAAATCGCGGTTAAGGAAACCCCGCCGCCTCCGCCGGTGACTACCGGCGAACTCCACCTGACTTCGACTCCCACAGGTGCACAGGTCGAGATCGACGGACATAGCCAGGCGAAGTGGATCACGCCATTCCTTACGCCGCCGCTCAAAGCTGGTCATCACAGCCTGGTGTTCACACTGAATGGATACAAACCAGCAGAGCAAAAGGTGGAGGTGGTCGCGGGAAAGAAAACCACGGTGGATGCTACCCTGGAGCAGCTCAAAGCTTCTTTTATTATCGATAGCAGTCCACAGGGGGCCTGGATCGTGCTGGATGGCTCTCCCACCGCGCAGACGACGCCAGCACAACTCACGGTGGATCCTGGCCAGCACCGCATCGTTCTCCTGAAAGGGGGTTTTAAACGCGCTGAAACTCTGGCGGATGCTGGTCCGGGCCAGACTCTGAATTTCTCTACCCCGCTTCACCCTCAGAACGAAGGCGCACCCCAAACACAGCCGCAATCCGCCCAGCAAGGCAAAGTGATGAACACCCAGGCGCCCGCTGCCGGTCTTGCTTTCTGGAAGCAGTTCTATGCCATCAACGGCCTGGCGCCCACCCCTGAAACCATGGGCATGGTGCAGCTGCGCACGCGTCCCCAGGGCGCAAGCATCGCTGTAAATGGAATGGTCCTGCCGCGACGCACCCCCTTCCGCTTTCCACTCAATCCCGGTAGCTACCGTGTAACTCTACAGGCCGATGGCTATAAGCCGGCAACGCGCACCGTCGAGGTCCAGAAGGGCCAGACCGCTACGCTAGACGAACTGCTCGAACCCCAGTAGAGTCTCCGCCCTGCCAAATCATTGATTCCCCTCCTGATCGAGTTCTTGACATAATTGCAATTTGTGATATTAATATCGCAATCAGAAATAAATGAGACTAGGCGAAAAGCTACGCTACTTGCGGGAAGTGGAGGGTGTCCTCCGCGGATTGGGTCGGGAAATGACGCAACAGGAACTTGCTGGCGCGATGCAGAAGGAAATGGGCCGCAGCCTGAGCCAATCCTACCTTTCGCAGATCGAGAGCGGCTCACGTCCGCACCTCACTAACTCTTCCCGAATGCTGCTGGCCAGGTTTTTCAAGGTGCATCCCGGATACCTGGTGGATGACCCCGAGGGATTTCATACCGAACTTCTTTCCGACCTACGGATCATGGAAGATACGCTCGATTTGTGGCTGATCAACGGTGCGGAACGCTTCCGGCGTGATCCTGAGGTCAGCAAGGCACTGCTGGAATTGGCCAAGCACGAAGACTCGCGGCGTTGCCTGATGCTGCTGGGCGCGATTCTAGAAACTCCTCATCTCGTGGATCGGCTGCTGGAAGTCCTGAAACCTTCGCTGGTTAATGCTGGCGGGCACTCGCAGGCGCGACATCCCCAGGAGGAATGGCGATGACGCTCACCGATTTCTACTTGCTGTGTTTCATCGTGGGTTTCGTGCTGAGCTTGCTCTCGTTTCTTGGCGGCGGTGCGCGGCCGCATTTTCACTTCTCTGGCAAGCTTCACTTGCCGCATATCGGTCGCGCCGGAGGGCACGTCACGGGAGGCACGCCGCACAGCGAATCGAGCATGCCTTTGTTCAACTTCAGCACCCTTGTCGTCTTCCTGACCTGGTTTGGCGGCGTCGGTTATCTGCTAACGAAATATTCCACGCTATGGACATTGGCGGTGCTGGCGCTGGCAGCTCTGAGCGGAGTGGGCGGGGCGGCATTTGTCTTCCTGCTTGTTGCGAAGCTGCTCCTGGCTCACGAACAGGAACTAGACCCTGCGGACTACGACATGGTGGGAGTGATCGGCACCATTACCAATCCCATCCGCGCGGGCGGAACCGGCGAGATCGTCTATTCGCAGCAGGGGACAAGACGCAGTACCGGTGCGCGCAGTGAGGATGGGGCTGCGTTGCCGCGTGGCACCGAGGTAGTGGTGACCCGCTACGAGAAAGGAATTGCTTACGTCCGCCGCTGGGAGGAGTTGGCGGGCACGGAGATGGGCTCGCAATCGGAGCCCGTCCAGAAATAACTGGGAAGGCCAACGAAGTCGTAAGGAGGCGTATGAATCTCCATGTCGCACCCGAAGTTTGGATCATTGCTGCACTTCTCATCCTTGGTGTCCTCTTCCTGTTGGGGATGTTCGCCAGGCTCTACCGCAAAGCGGGACCGCACGAAGCCCTGGTGGTTTACGGCTTCCGCGGTACTCGCGTGGTGAAGGGACGCGGGACGGTGATCTTTCCCATGGTCGAAACCTGTCACGAGCTCTCGCTCGAACTGATGTCGTTCGACGTAGCTCCTCAGCAGGACCTTTACACCAAGCAGGGTGTTGCGGTCACTGTGGAAGCGGTGGCGCAGATCAAGGTGAAGTCAGATCCGGAATCGATTCTTACCGCATCCGAGCAATTCCTCACCAAGCCTGACAACGAGCGCGAAGGGCTGATTCGTCTGGTAATGGAAGGCCACCTGCGCGGCATCATCGGGCAGCTCACGGTGGAAGAAATCGTGAAGCAACCCGAGATGGTCGGGGACCGCATGCGCTCCACCTGCGCCGATGACATGAGCAAGATGGGACTGGAAGTGATTTCATTCACCATCAAGGAAGTAAGGGATAAGAACGAATACATCAGCAACATGGGGCGGCCAGACGTGGCGCGCATCAAGCGCGACGCCGACGTAGCCACGGTTGAGGCGGAGCGCGATACCGCGATCAAGCGGGCGCTCGCGCAGCGCGAAGCCGCGATCGCCAAGGCACAGGCGGATCAGGAGCGCGTCGCCGCCGAAACTCTCTCCCTTGCAAAGCAAGCCGAAGCGCAGCGCGATCTCGACGTCAAGAAGGCCAGCTACCAGGAGTTGATCAAGAAGCAGCAGGCGCAGGCGGACAAAGCCTATGAGATCCAGACCAATGTCATGCAGCAGCAGGTGGTGGTTGAGGCGGTGAAGGTGCAGCAGGCCGAGAAAGAGCAGCAGATCAAAGTTCAGGAAGCCGAGATCCTGCGCCGCGAGAAAGAACTGATCGCGACCGTGCTGAAGCAGGCCGAGATCGAGCGCCAGAGGATCGAAACTCTGGCCAATGCCGAGCGGCAGCGCTTGATGTCGGAAGCCGAAGGCAAAGCCGCTTCCATCCGGCAGCAGGGCGAAGCCGAGGCCGACATCATCTTCAAGAAGGGCGAAGCGGAAGCCAAAGCCATGAACGTCAAGGCGGAGGCCTATCAGGAGTACAACCAGGCAGCCGTTGTCGACAAACTGATCACCGGCTTGCCCGACGTAGTTCGTGCTCTGGCAAGCCCACTGAGCCAGGTAGACAAGATCACGATCGTTTCTACCGGCAACGGCGACGCCGCCGGCGCCAACAAGGTTACCGGCGATATCGCCAAGATGGCGGCGCAGGTACCGGCGTTGTTCGAAGCACTCTCCGGGATGCAGGTGAGCGATCTCTTATCCAAGGTGCGGCTGATCGGCGACAAGGCCGAGAAGCCTGCCTCCAACAAATCTCAAGGCAAGGACGGAGCGCAGTAATTCTGCTGCGGAAGGAGTCATACCATGGCGTTACTGGAACGAGTTGCCACCCTGGTGCGGGCGAATCTCAACGACCTGATCGACAAGGCCGAGAATCCTGAGAAGCTGCTCAAACAGGTGATTCTCGACATGGAAAACCAGTTCATGCAGGTGAAAACGCAGGTGGCGATTGCCATCGCCGATCTGCATCTGCTGGAGAAAAAGAAGAACGAGAACCAGGACAAAGAGGGCGAGTGGATGCACAAGGCCGAGCTGGCCGTGGACAAGAAACAGGATGACCTGGCGCGCGCCGCTCTCGAACGGTCGATGGCCTACAAGCAGTTTGCGGAAAGCTTCGACCAGCAGATCGCTGATCAGAAAGTACAGGCGGAGGCCTTAAAAACTGCCTTGCGCCAACTGGAACAGAAGCTGGCGGAAGCGCGCGCCAAGAGTGACCTGCTGATTGCCCAGCACCGTCGTTCGCGGGCTGTAGGGAAGGCAAGTGACGCCCGCATGGCCATCAACGACAAGAGTAAAGGCACTGCATTTGCCCGCATGGAGAGCAAGGTGCGCCAGGCAGAAGCCATCGGACAGGCAAAGGCCGAAATCGCTGGCGCCGACGTGGATGAGCGGCTGTCCGCCCTCGAGCGAGATGAGCATATCGATCGCCTGCTCGCCGAATTGAAGGCGCGGCGTTCGCTGGGAGCGTGAGCTGCGAGGTGCGAGTGAACCCGCGCGCGCTCAGCTCTTCCCGCAGAAGCGTGCGTACTGATCAAGGATAAAGTTATCCGTCATGCCGGCGATGTAGTCGCAGATCACGCGCGCGAGATCCTCACCGCGAGCCTTTTGCTGATAGCTTGGAGGAAGCTCGCCGGGATGGCGCATCCAGTATTCGAATAATTCCCGGATCACCACCTCGGCGTTGGCCTTTTCGGGCTGCAGTTCGGGACTGTAGTAAAGGTTGGCATATAGAAATTGCTTCGCCGCGCCGCGTTCCGCGTCCACTTCCGGGCTGAACGCTGCCAGACGCTCGGGGAATTTGCGCACCTCATCGAGACGTCTCACGCCAGCGGCGGCAATGCGCGCCTCGGTATTGCGAATCAGGTCGCTGACCATGCGATCGAACACCCGCCGCAGGGCTTCATTCAGCTTGAGCTTCTCCAGCGCATTCGGATACTGGCCCTCGGCTTCACCATAGAAGCGATCAACGACCGGCACGCCTTCACGCATGCAGCGCACGTTGAGAATCCCGGCTTCATAGCCATCGTCGAGGTCGGCGGTGTTGTAGGCGATCTCGTCGGTGAGGTCGATCAGTTGAGCTTCGATTGGCGGCCGCTGGTCGAGGAGATACTCGGCGAGCTCGGGAAAGCGCGCGGCGGAGTAGTCGCGTGAGTGCTTGACGATGCCTTCCCTTACTTCGAAGGTGAGGTTCAGGCCACGAAAGGCGGCGTAGCGCAGTTCGAAATCCTCCACGATGCGCAGCGCATGCAGGTTGTGATCAAAGAAGCCGCCGTGGACGCGCATGACTTCGTCCAGCGCCTTCTCGCCGGCGTGGCCGAAGGGGGGATGGCCGATGTCGTGAGCCAGCGCCAGCGCTTCCACCAGGTCCACATTCAAGCGGAGTCGCGCGGCGATGGTGCGCGAAACTTGCGCCACCTCGAGGGTGTGGGTCAAGCGGTTGCGGAAGTGATCGGAGACCCGCCCGGTGAAAACCTGTGTCTTGTTTTCCAGGCGGCGGAAGGCGCGGGCGTGGATGATGCGGTCGCGGTCGCGCTGGAAGTCATTGCGGTACGGGTGGGGCGGCTCGGGATAGCGGCGGCCGCGGGAATCCTCCACCCGCACCGCGTACTCGGCGAGCATGTCTCAGTCTAGCACTGGGTATCCCAAATTCTTGTATGCGATTCAGCTGAACGGGGCCCGCCACAAGCCAGCCCTGCAAGGGGCGGAACAGCATGGCCCGGGGCGTCAGCCACGAGAAAAGTGAAAACAGGATCACGAGCGCCCTTAGGCACGACATAGTTCTCACGCACACCTCTTTAGGCCCCTGAGGCGATCTGTCGCTCCCAAAGTGACTTCCGCAATCTGTAATGTCGTAACCCTCCAAAAAGCAAAACTCCCGTGGGCGGTTTGATTTGCTGTCCTTGTCCTCCCCGGTGCGGTATAGTTCAAACCTAAAGGCCCCGGCCAGTTCGACATACTCCCCAATCACAATTCAGGATCACACCATGGCGACCATTTCTGTGCCGCTCGAACGTGCAGTGCGGTTCCGCTGGAAGAGCGTTGTATTCACCCTCATCGCATTGATGATGGTTTATGTGTTGTTTCACAATGAGCGATTCCTCATCGATTCCAAGGACCCGGTCTGGAATCACTATCACCCGTTCAAGTGGTGGCTCTTGCCCCACGGTCTGGCAGGAGCGTGCGCCCTGCTGCTGGGCCCCATGCAATTCTCTGATCGGCTAAGGCAGCGCTTCATTGGGCTGCATCGGGTGATTGGCCGCATCTACGTGGCAGGGGCGCTGATCGCGGCGCCGCTCGGTTTCTACATCCAGTACTTTGAGGAGCGCATGGGAGAGCCACGCTCCTTCAGCGTGGCGGCTGCCGTGGACGCCATTCTCTGGGGGACTACTACCGCTATCGCCCTCTCCTTTGCGCTTCGCCGCAAAATTCAGCTGCACCGCCAGTGGATGACGCGCAGCTACGCCGTCGCCATCGTGTTCCTCGAAGTGCGGGTAATCCTTGGCCTGACGGGATGGGAAAAGCTGGGCACAGCTGCGGCTGAAACCGTGGTCTGGGTCTGCGTGGCGTGTGCGATTCCGCTCGCCGACATCGTTCTGCAGTGGCAAGACTTTCGGCGAAGCCGCGCTTTGGAGACCAAGGGCCGTTTGACTGCAGTAGCTAAGACTTAATCGAGAATCTCTCCCAGGAAAGATAAGAAGCCCGTAGCTCTGCCGGCACGGGTCTGCATTTCCCACATCGGGCAGTAGTCACAAGAAACTGTGATTTGTGTAACAGCGCGGAATAAATCGGCAGGTAGAATGTTGATATTGAAAATGATTTTCAATTTCTTAAAGAATTCTTAGCAAAGGCGCAAAGGCAATCATTCCATGACAGAGGGCGAGTCGATCCGGTTGGCGGAGTTGGACGAAGGTGAGCGGGCGGTCGTTTCTGGGCTGGAGTTGCCCGAGGCCGTAGCCGAACGATTGATGTGCCTGGGCTTTATCCCGGGTGTTGAAGTGGTGGCGGGCAAAAGCGCACCCGGCGGCGACCCCCGGGTTTTTTGTGTCGATGGCGGCCACGTAGCTCTGCGGCGCGAAACTTCTCAGCGAATTTCCGGCTTGCGTCTTGTGGCCAACGCAGAAGGCGATGAGCCGTGAGCACAGCCGAGATGGCGCTGGGGGAAGCCCCGTCCGTAGCCGATCCGGCGGAGGCCGTTCCCGCGGTCACTCCCCGAATTCGCTCGATTGCGGTCGTAGGTCCACCCAATTCCGGCAAAACCACGTTGTTCAATCGTCTGACCGGACTCCGCCAGAAGGTCGCAAACTTCCCGGGGGTCACCGTCGAGCACCATGTGGGCTATCTGCGCAATCGGCAGGGCGAGGAGATCGCGGTCATCGACCTGCCCGGCATCTACAGCCTGTCCCCCAAATCAGAAGACGAGCGGGTAACAATCGACGTGCTTGAGGGCAGGATGGCGGGCACTCCCCGCCCAGATGCCATCGTGCTCATCCTGGATTCCACCAACCTTAATCGCCATTTGGTACTGGCAGCGCGGGTAATTGCTCTGGGACTGCCGACATTGGTCCTGCTGAACCTGGCCGATGCGCTCACCGCGCAAGGCGGAACGCTGGACGTCCTGGCATTGGCACGCCAACTCGGCACACCCGTGGCGCTGATCGCTGCGGCCCGAGGCGAGGGCATCGACGTGGTGCAGAATTTTGTCTCGTCGAGGACAGCTTTGCCGGCGCCAGCGACTCTGCCCGTACTCAATGACCTGCCCCGATGCCGTGAATGGGCGGCGCGCGTGGCCAAGGGTTCGTGTTACCGGCGGCCAGTTCCCTCTGTTTGGGGTCGGCGGCTGGATGCGGTGTTCCTGCACCCCTATGCCGGGCCACTCGTATTCCTGGCTGTAGTTATCGGAGTGTTTCAGTGCATTTTCACCCTCGGGCAACCGCTGTCCGACGGGTTGCGCAACTTGCTCGATTCGCTTGGACAAAGTCTGGGTGGATATCTGGCAGGCGGCTGGCTTCGATCGTTAGTGGTCGATGGCGCCTGGAAAGGTGTGACCTCGGTTCTTATTTTTCTGCCGCAGATTGTTCTCCTGTTTCTAGTCATCGGAGTACTGGAAGACTCCGGCTACCTGGCGCGAGCCGCTGTCATAGCAGACCGCACCATGAAAAAAGTCGGCCTGAATGGCAAAGCATTTATTCCGCTGCTTTCTGCCTATGCGTGCGCGGTTCCAGCGATCATGGCCACACGCACCATCGAAGACAAGCGTGACCGCATCGCCACCATTCTGATTGCGCCCTTCATGACCTGCTCGGCGCGCCTGCCCGTGTACACCATGGTGATTGCAGCCTTCATTCCAGATCACCGCATCTTGGGTCCGCTGCTGGGGGCGCGAGCTACCGCCATGCTCGGTCTCTACGTGCTGGGATTTCTGGCCGCGGTAGTGACGGCGAGGATCTTGAAATCTTCGATTCTCCAGAGCCGTGAATCGCAATTCATTCTGGAAATGCCGGCCTACCGCTGGCCGACGCTGCAGTCGCTCGGATTACGGCTGTTTGATCGCTCGCGGGCTTTCCTGGTCCGCGCGGGTACAGTGATCCTGGCCGTTTCCCTGATGCTTTGGGGGCTGACTCATTTACCGCTCCAGCACGGTCAGCCGCCGCAGATCCAGAACAGCGTCGTCGCGCAGTTTGGGCGGGCCATGGAACCGGCCATCCGACCGTTGGGTTTCAACTGGAAAATCGGAGTGGGACTGGTTACCTCCATCGCCGCACGCGAAGTAATCATCAGCACGCTGGGCACGCTGAACGGGCTTGACCCCGCTCAACAGTCGGCCAGCCTGCAGCAGGCGCTGCATAGCGAGTTGTCGCTCGCGGGTGCGATGGCGCTATTGGTGTTCTTCGCCTTCGCCATGCAGTGCACCTCGACCCTGGCGGTCGTGCGGCGGGAAACGAATAGCTGGCGCTGGCCCGCAATTCAGTTCCTCTATATGACTCTGCTGGCGTATGGCGCCGCGTTGGCGGTCTACCAGATTGGAACCCGGCTGGTCGGATAAGAAAAAGCAGGTCCCTCCACGCGCAATGGGATCGCACACACGGCCCACGCCGGTGACTTCACCCGATCCCACTTCTTCCTTATTTTGAATTCTGGTTCTGGCCTGCGTTTTCACGAGCCAGCTTGACGCGGGCCGCATCTAGATTCTTCTGCACCCGCGAGACTTCCGTCGTGTCCACATCCGCGGGCACGGATTTGTTCCATTCCTCCAGGGCCCTCTCCCAGTAAGCCGCAGCCAGCTTCAGGCGATCTGTCTTCTGGAAGAGTTCACCCAGGTGGGACAGCACAGTGGGATCGTTGTTGACGCGTTCATTCGCCTTGCGCAGGTTCTCTTCGGCGAGATCGTACCGTCCCAGCTTGAAATAAGCCCATCCCAGGGAATCAATGTAAGCCCCATTCTGCGGCTCGAGCTGAACAGCACGCTTGACATAACCCAGAGCTTCCTCCAGCCGAGTGCCGCGGTCGGCGAGCATGTAGCCGAGATAGTTGAGCGCGCCGGCATTGTTGGGATCGTGCGCCAGAAGCTTCTTGAATAAGTCCTCGGCCTGGTCGTATTTCTTTTGCCGTTCATATACCGAGGCCAGCATGAAGTTGGCGTAATCCTTCTCCTCCGGCTTGGTCGAAAGCTCGTTAGCCTTCGCTAGGGCCTGCTCGGCTTCCGGCCAGCGTTTGAGGCGGCTATAGATCTGGCCGAGAGTCATGTAGGCATCGCGGTCCTCTGGCGTGCCTTTGAGTACTGACTTGACCTGGGCGATCGCAGTGTCGGCCTGCCCCTGATCCGCTAATTGCATTGCAAACCCGAATTTCAGGCTACGGTCATTGGGGTACTTCGCAGTGGCTTCTTTGGCCACAGCAGTAGCCTTGTCCCACTGCTTGCCTTCCCGATACGTGTCGATAATCTGCTGATATCCGCGGGACGCATTTTCGTCACCCAGTGACAGCATCTGGCGGAAAGTATCGGCTGCCAGATCGGTTTTGTTCTCGTCACGGTAGATGGCGCCCAGTCGCTCCAGGAAAACGGCGCGATTGTTACGATCCCCGGGCTGATAGCTGCCTTCAGGTTTCTCCGTTTTCTTGATCAGATCCTGCAACAGCTTGGTTGCTTCCTCGAAATTGCCCTGAGACTGATAGATCACCGCCAGGTTGTACGGGATCTCGACGGAGTCGGGAACTTCAGCCCCGGCTTTTTTCAGGGCTTCCAACGCCTGGTCGTACTTGCCAGAGCGGCGGTAGATTTCCGCAATGTGCATGTAGCTCTGAGCATCGTGCGGATCGGCCTCCGCGATGGCCTTGTATTGTTCCAGGGCGGCGTCGGTCTGGTTGTCATTCAGCAGGTTTTGGGCCAGCCCGCGCTGGGCCTCCAGGTTGTCCTTGTCGTCTTCCGTGGCTTTCCGGTAGGCGGCGATAGCGTTCTTGTAGTCTTTTTGCTGCTCGTATGTGAATCCGAGCGCGGAATAAACTTTTCCCGAACGCTCCGAGTCGGGAATGGAATTCAGAACCTGGGTAGCGCGCTTGGAATCGCCCTCCTCGTTGTAGAGGTAGGCAAGCATGGTGACGGCTTCCTCGGAACCCGGCTGCAGTTCCACAGCGGTCTTGAATTCACTCTCCGCCTTCAACATGTCGTTATTGGCGCGATAGAGACGACCGAGCAACAGGTGGTTATCAATGTTGGAAGGCTCGATTTGGACGATCTTTTCGTACTGCTCAATAGCGCGCCGCAGGACCTCGTTAGATTGAGATCCCGACTGCAAATCACCCAGGCTGCGCAAGTAGATACGCCCGAGCAGTTTGCGAGCTTCCAGATTGTTGGGATCCCGCTTGATGATGTCCTGCGCTTCGTTGACCGCATCGCGGATCCGGCCAGTCCTGGCATAGAGTTCTGCCAGACCAGAATTCAGATATTCGGAACCGGGATCGTTCTCGATGGCCAGCCGGTATTCCTCAATCGCCTTGCTCGCCCAGTCGTTGCTCTGGTAGATGGCAAACAGCTCTTCGTACATGTGAGCGAGCGTGTAGTGATAATAGGCGTTGGCGCGATTGGAATTCCGCTGAGTTCCAGGGGAAGACGGTGCGGTTCTTCCCGCATTTTCGGCTGCTGGAGTACTTACTGTCGGCGTCGGATTATCTTGCTGGGGTACAGTTTGCGCAAAAGCAGCCAAAGAGAGGGCCGTAAGAAGTACGAATACAGACTTTATGTTCTTCATGAAATCCCCAGGCTCAAAAAGGGCCCATCAGTTGGATGCCGAACCCCACGGGTAAGTGCAACCCTATTTTACGCTGCTTTCGACGGATACGAGCTATTAGCTCTCACTTCCGTAATAATTAAAGATCTCGGGTTATGTCACCGTCGAGGCGATCCAACAAAGATTGAGCTTGCGGTATTTCCAAACCTTTGATTTGGTCAAGCCATTCAGTGCCGGAAGTGACGCAGCCCCGTCAATACCATGGCTAGCCCAAGGCGGTTGGCAGCATCGATAACCTCCTGATCGCGCACCGAGCCCCCGGGCTGAATGATAGCCGTTGCGCCCTGGCGTGCTATTTCCTCCACTCCGTCGGAAAAGGGAAAGAAAGCGTCGGACGCTGCCACGGTTCCTTTCAGAGGGAGAACAGCCTTCATGGCGCCGATTTTGCACGAATCGACGCGGCTCATCTGCCCTGCGCCCACACCTACCGTCTGGCCATCACGGGCATAGACAATGGCGTTCGACTTGACGTGCTTGCAGACGATCCAGGCGAATTTGAGAGCCCGCATCTCCTCCGCAGTCGGCTTACGTTCGGTGACTACCCGCAGATCGGTACCGGTTAAAGGTCGAACGTCGGCATCCTGCATCAGCAGGCCACCCGAGATGTTCTTCACTACACGTCCGGCCGGGGCAGGCACAACTTCCACCAGCCGCAAGTTCTTCTTGGCAGCGAATTTCTCACGCGCAGACTGGTCGAAGCCGGGCGCGGCGATCGCCTCCACAAACAACTTGGCCATCTCCGCCGCCGTCTCCCCGTCGACCGGTCGGTTGACGCCGATAACGCCGCCGAAAGCCGACACCGGATCGCACTCCAGCGCTTTTTGATAAGCCTCCAGCAGACTGGTTCCAGTCGCCGTGCCACAGGGA
This genomic interval carries:
- the feoB gene encoding ferrous iron transport protein B — its product is MSTAEMALGEAPSVADPAEAVPAVTPRIRSIAVVGPPNSGKTTLFNRLTGLRQKVANFPGVTVEHHVGYLRNRQGEEIAVIDLPGIYSLSPKSEDERVTIDVLEGRMAGTPRPDAIVLILDSTNLNRHLVLAARVIALGLPTLVLLNLADALTAQGGTLDVLALARQLGTPVALIAAARGEGIDVVQNFVSSRTALPAPATLPVLNDLPRCREWAARVAKGSCYRRPVPSVWGRRLDAVFLHPYAGPLVFLAVVIGVFQCIFTLGQPLSDGLRNLLDSLGQSLGGYLAGGWLRSLVVDGAWKGVTSVLIFLPQIVLLFLVIGVLEDSGYLARAAVIADRTMKKVGLNGKAFIPLLSAYACAVPAIMATRTIEDKRDRIATILIAPFMTCSARLPVYTMVIAAFIPDHRILGPLLGARATAMLGLYVLGFLAAVVTARILKSSILQSRESQFILEMPAYRWPTLQSLGLRLFDRSRAFLVRAGTVILAVSLMLWGLTHLPLQHGQPPQIQNSVVAQFGRAMEPAIRPLGFNWKIGVGLVTSIAAREVIISTLGTLNGLDPAQQSASLQQALHSELSLAGAMALLVFFAFAMQCTSTLAVVRRETNSWRWPAIQFLYMTLLAYGAALAVYQIGTRLVG
- a CDS encoding tetratricopeptide repeat protein, giving the protein MKNIKSVFVLLTALSLAAFAQTVPQQDNPTPTVSTPAAENAGRTAPSSPGTQRNSNRANAYYHYTLAHMYEELFAIYQSNDWASKAIEEYRLAIENDPGSEYLNSGLAELYARTGRIRDAVNEAQDIIKRDPNNLEARKLLGRIYLRSLGDLQSGSQSNEVLRRAIEQYEKIVQIEPSNIDNHLLLGRLYRANNDMLKAESEFKTAVELQPGSEEAVTMLAYLYNEEGDSKRATQVLNSIPDSERSGKVYSALGFTYEQQKDYKNAIAAYRKATEDDKDNLEAQRGLAQNLLNDNQTDAALEQYKAIAEADPHDAQSYMHIAEIYRRSGKYDQALEALKKAGAEVPDSVEIPYNLAVIYQSQGNFEEATKLLQDLIKKTEKPEGSYQPGDRNNRAVFLERLGAIYRDENKTDLAADTFRQMLSLGDENASRGYQQIIDTYREGKQWDKATAVAKEATAKYPNDRSLKFGFAMQLADQGQADTAIAQVKSVLKGTPEDRDAYMTLGQIYSRLKRWPEAEQALAKANELSTKPEEKDYANFMLASVYERQKKYDQAEDLFKKLLAHDPNNAGALNYLGYMLADRGTRLEEALGYVKRAVQLEPQNGAYIDSLGWAYFKLGRYDLAEENLRKANERVNNDPTVLSHLGELFQKTDRLKLAAAYWERALEEWNKSVPADVDTTEVSRVQKNLDAARVKLARENAGQNQNSK